One window of Paenibacillus albicereus genomic DNA carries:
- a CDS encoding precorrin-2 dehydrogenase/sirohydrochlorin ferrochelatase family protein has protein sequence MAVYPAMLRLAGRRCLIVGGGTVAERKADGLLAGGADRLELVGLSFTPRLQELARQGRLELRLREYRGSDLDGVFLIVAATDDASLNARIGQEAERQGRLFNDASGSAPSSFETAAAVREGSLLLAVHAGGEAPALAAVLRSELELRYGGGRYAEAARRMGELRRMLLEQEPDAAVRRERLRREARRLADWAAAGDSPPDGPLAGEDEAAAVEAEAIKRRQQST, from the coding sequence ATGGCCGTATACCCTGCGATGCTGCGGCTGGCCGGCCGCCGCTGCCTCATTGTCGGCGGCGGAACGGTCGCCGAACGAAAGGCCGACGGGCTGCTCGCGGGGGGCGCCGACCGGCTGGAGCTGGTCGGCCTCTCCTTCACGCCCCGCTTGCAGGAGCTGGCCCGGCAGGGCCGGCTCGAGCTCCGGCTGCGCGAGTACCGGGGCTCGGATCTGGACGGCGTCTTCCTCATCGTCGCGGCAACCGACGATGCCTCGCTCAACGCGCGGATCGGGCAGGAGGCGGAGCGGCAGGGCCGGCTGTTCAACGATGCTTCCGGATCGGCGCCGAGCAGCTTCGAGACAGCCGCGGCGGTCCGCGAAGGATCGCTGCTGCTTGCGGTGCATGCCGGGGGCGAGGCGCCGGCGCTGGCCGCCGTGCTGCGCTCCGAGCTGGAGCTGCGGTACGGCGGCGGGCGGTACGCCGAGGCAGCTCGCCGCATGGGCGAGCTGAGGCGCATGCTGCTCGAGCAGGAGCCGGATGCCGCCGTTCGCCGGGAGCGGCTGCGCCGCGAGGCTCGCCGGCTTGCCGATTGGGCCGCCGCCGGGGATAGCCCGCCGGACGGGCCCCTCGCAGGCGAGGACGAGGCTGCGGCGGTTGAAGCGGAGGCAATCAAGAGGCGGCAGCAGTCTACATAA
- the ccsA gene encoding cytochrome c biogenesis protein CcsA codes for MGTYWFYDSLLYIYALSLLFYFSDFVDSNRRAKRMGAGLLVFVWVLITGVVLYRIWAHLDMTLFSRFEYWLGVSWLLLTASLVISRFFRIEFIVFLVNLIAFSVLALNLFSDPNAEIPLAPWKLAQELLILHISLVLCSFSLLAISAVFAGMYLFLHGRLKSRRWSRGVARLPSLEQLDRFSYRLVLFGVPLLALSLSVAVVSVVVEGRPGYLLDWKVVSSFAALGLYAYDLFQRAVKRRPALQSARWNLICFAMLVLNTLINPASNFHRWS; via the coding sequence ATGGGTACGTACTGGTTTTACGATAGCTTGCTTTATATATACGCCCTGAGCCTTCTGTTTTACTTCTCCGACTTCGTGGACTCGAACCGGAGAGCGAAGCGGATGGGCGCAGGGCTGCTTGTGTTCGTCTGGGTGCTCATCACCGGCGTCGTGCTGTATCGGATCTGGGCGCATCTGGACATGACGCTTTTTTCCCGATTCGAGTATTGGCTTGGCGTATCCTGGCTGCTGCTGACGGCATCGCTCGTCATCAGCCGCTTTTTTCGAATCGAATTCATCGTATTCCTCGTCAATCTGATTGCCTTCAGCGTGCTCGCGCTCAATTTGTTCAGCGACCCGAACGCGGAAATTCCGCTCGCTCCGTGGAAGCTGGCGCAAGAGCTGCTCATCCTGCACATCAGCCTCGTGCTCTGCTCGTTCTCGCTGCTGGCGATCTCCGCCGTTTTCGCCGGCATGTACCTGTTCCTGCACGGGAGGCTCAAGTCCCGGCGCTGGAGCCGCGGCGTCGCCCGGCTGCCGAGCCTGGAGCAGCTCGACCGATTCTCGTACCGGCTCGTGCTGTTCGGCGTGCCGCTGCTCGCGCTGTCGCTTTCGGTCGCCGTCGTATCGGTCGTCGTCGAAGGGCGGCCCGGCTACTTGCTCGATTGGAAGGTCGTGAGCTCGTTCGCGGCGCTTGGACTGTACGCTTATGATTTGTTCCAGCGGGCCGTCAAGCGCAGGCCGGCGCTGCAGAGCGCGCGCTGGAACCTGATCTGCTTCGCGATGCTCGTGCTGAACACGCTCATCAACCCTGCATCCAATTTCCACCGCTGGTCCTGA
- the hemA gene encoding glutamyl-tRNA reductase, translated as MHIVVVGLNYRTAPVEVREKFAISDADLPRAVEALKATSSILECVIVATCNRTELYAVVDRHQLCAYHIRSFMEQWFGLSRESFTNHLYMHEDDRAIRHLLRVTSGLDSMVIGETQILGQVRSAWLLSQQKRATGTIFNMLFKQAVTMAKAAHSETSIGESAVSVSYAAVELGKRIFGQFNRKTVMIIGAGKMSELTAKHLYANGADRVLVVNRTFERAAELAGKFNGIPCSMDEAVRRLHEADIVISSTGSSGYVLGREAVAAAMQRRRSKPMFMIDIAVPRDLDPAIATVDNVFLYDIDDLEGIVEMNLEHRRQEAEKIETMIASTMDEFHQWYRTLGVVPLIRSLQEKADDIHRQTMDSLAKKLPDLDERELKVIQKLTKSMLNQMMQDPIHGIKELAGERKADDAMELFAKLFDLKDQEPEGGTKENVQADKPMAARSQAASPLAIVAP; from the coding sequence ATGCATATTGTTGTGGTCGGCCTGAACTACCGTACCGCGCCGGTCGAAGTGCGCGAGAAGTTCGCGATCTCGGACGCCGACCTTCCTCGTGCGGTAGAGGCGCTCAAGGCGACCTCCAGCATCCTTGAATGTGTCATTGTCGCGACCTGCAACCGCACGGAGCTATATGCCGTCGTCGATCGGCATCAGCTGTGCGCCTATCATATCCGCTCTTTCATGGAGCAATGGTTCGGCCTGTCGAGAGAATCGTTCACGAACCATCTCTACATGCACGAGGACGACCGCGCGATCCGACATCTGCTGCGCGTGACGAGCGGCCTCGACTCGATGGTCATCGGCGAGACGCAGATTCTCGGCCAGGTCCGGAGCGCGTGGCTGCTGTCCCAGCAGAAGCGGGCGACGGGCACGATTTTCAACATGCTGTTCAAGCAAGCGGTGACGATGGCCAAAGCCGCCCACTCGGAGACGTCGATCGGCGAATCGGCCGTATCGGTCAGCTACGCTGCCGTCGAGCTCGGCAAGCGCATCTTCGGTCAGTTCAACCGCAAGACGGTCATGATTATCGGCGCCGGCAAGATGAGCGAGCTGACGGCCAAGCATCTGTATGCCAACGGAGCCGACCGGGTGCTCGTCGTCAACCGCACGTTCGAGCGCGCGGCCGAGCTGGCCGGCAAGTTCAACGGCATCCCGTGCTCGATGGACGAGGCGGTGCGCCGCCTGCATGAAGCCGACATCGTCATCAGCTCGACCGGTTCGAGCGGGTACGTGCTGGGCCGGGAAGCCGTCGCCGCCGCGATGCAGCGCCGGCGCTCCAAGCCGATGTTCATGATCGACATCGCCGTGCCCCGCGATCTGGATCCGGCCATCGCCACGGTCGACAACGTTTTCCTGTACGACATCGATGACCTGGAGGGGATCGTGGAGATGAACCTGGAGCATCGCCGCCAAGAGGCGGAGAAGATCGAGACGATGATCGCCTCGACGATGGACGAGTTCCACCAGTGGTATCGGACGCTCGGCGTCGTGCCGCTGATTCGGTCCCTGCAGGAAAAAGCCGACGACATCCATCGCCAGACGATGGACAGCCTGGCCAAAAAGCTGCCCGATCTGGACGAGCGCGAGCTCAAGGTCATCCAGAAGCTGACCAAGAGCATGCTGAACCAGATGATGCAGGATCCGATCCATGGCATCAAGGAGCTTGCGGGAGAGCGGAAGGCGGACGACGCGATGGAGCTGTTCGCGAAGCTTTTCGACCTCAAGGATCAGGAGCCGGAAGGCGGAACCAAGGAGAACGTCCAGGCCGACAAACCGATGGCGGCCCGATCCCAAGCCGCTTCTCCGCTTGCCATTGTCGCGCCCTGA
- the speD gene encoding adenosylmethionine decarboxylase → MEYSTFGRHVAVDAWGVDFELINNAEFLQAHMVEAAEACGASVLSVQAKQFEPQGATVLVLLSESHLSIHTYPERGFAALDCYTCGETVDPQLAIDYMLAVLKPKTTHAKKLVRGMGELQVVEPEMKATELV, encoded by the coding sequence ATGGAATACTCAACTTTCGGAAGACATGTTGCGGTTGATGCTTGGGGAGTAGATTTCGAACTCATTAACAATGCCGAGTTTCTGCAAGCCCACATGGTAGAAGCGGCGGAGGCATGCGGCGCATCTGTGCTCTCGGTTCAAGCCAAGCAATTCGAGCCCCAAGGCGCAACGGTACTGGTGCTCTTGTCGGAGAGCCATCTCTCGATTCACACGTATCCAGAAAGAGGCTTCGCCGCGCTGGACTGCTACACTTGCGGCGAGACGGTAGATCCGCAGCTCGCGATCGACTACATGCTCGCGGTCCTGAAGCCGAAGACGACTCATGCCAAGAAGCTCGTACGCGGAATGGGAGAGCTTCAAGTCGTAGAACCGGAAATGAAAGCAACCGAACTGGTTTAA
- a CDS encoding non-ribosomal peptide synthetase module, with protein sequence MAQRIATEYVHAKLQLTREEMTRFYRFIKDQHVRISVMVLEGGNQEAVLEDSAGREKVRFVFQQEDGRFVCEWSCRITQPALTNVMRKLVSTFKGDAVVNRIYSHYTMTYEYQSGAVQRISEQTAKGTRLVYQFKDTRGELERTFRLNAAEQEIDGLKASVNRLLDRRLAAADDAERREIDRLLAEHSNRLFVLEA encoded by the coding sequence ATGGCTCAGCGGATAGCCACCGAGTACGTTCATGCCAAACTGCAATTGACCCGTGAAGAGATGACCCGTTTTTACCGCTTCATCAAGGACCAGCATGTGCGCATCAGCGTCATGGTGCTTGAGGGCGGCAATCAGGAGGCGGTTCTCGAAGACAGCGCAGGGAGGGAAAAAGTCCGCTTTGTATTTCAGCAAGAAGATGGCCGTTTTGTGTGCGAATGGTCTTGCCGGATCACGCAGCCGGCGCTCACGAACGTGATGCGCAAGCTCGTCTCGACCTTCAAAGGCGACGCGGTCGTCAACCGGATCTACAGCCATTATACGATGACATACGAGTATCAGAGCGGAGCGGTCCAGCGCATCAGCGAGCAGACCGCCAAGGGCACGCGGCTCGTCTATCAGTTCAAGGACACGCGGGGCGAGCTTGAGCGCACGTTCCGGCTGAATGCCGCCGAGCAGGAGATCGATGGGCTCAAAGCCTCGGTCAACCGCCTGCTGGATCGTCGCCTGGCCGCTGCGGACGATGCCGAGCGCCGGGAGATCGATCGCCTGCTCGCCGAGCATTCGAATCGGCTGTTCGTTCTGGAGGCCTAA
- the yihA gene encoding ribosome biogenesis GTP-binding protein YihA/YsxC — translation MKITNAEFIISAVQPHQYPSDALPEIALAGRSNVGKSSLINKLILRKNLARTSSQPGKTQQLNYYRINEALYFVDFPGYGYAKVSKTEREAWGKMIERYLQNREELKLVLLVIDIRHDPSKDDVLMYNWLKHYDIPMCIVCTKADKIPRSQWDKHKKAVRTTLGASSQDALVLFSSETGMGREELWEVLAQSAGIASEEQQGTANS, via the coding sequence ATGAAAATAACGAACGCCGAATTTATCATCAGCGCGGTCCAGCCGCATCAATATCCAAGCGACGCCTTGCCGGAGATTGCTCTGGCAGGGCGTTCGAATGTCGGCAAATCGTCGCTGATTAACAAGCTGATCCTGCGCAAGAATCTCGCCCGGACGAGCTCTCAGCCCGGCAAGACGCAGCAGCTCAACTACTACCGCATCAATGAGGCCTTGTATTTCGTCGATTTTCCGGGATATGGGTATGCCAAGGTGTCCAAGACCGAGCGAGAGGCCTGGGGCAAGATGATCGAGCGCTACCTGCAGAACCGCGAGGAGCTGAAGCTGGTGCTGCTCGTCATCGACATCCGCCACGACCCGTCCAAGGACGACGTGCTGATGTACAATTGGCTCAAGCATTACGACATTCCGATGTGCATCGTCTGCACGAAGGCGGACAAGATTCCGAGGAGCCAGTGGGACAAGCACAAGAAGGCCGTGCGCACGACGCTCGGCGCTTCCTCGCAGGATGCGCTCGTTTTGTTCTCCTCCGAAACGGGTATGGGAAGGGAAGAGCTTTGGGAGGTGCTGGCGCAATCGGCCGGAATCGCGAGCGAAGAACAGCAAGGAACAGCGAATTCCTAA
- the lon gene encoding endopeptidase La — protein MGPAKGKGRRLPLLPLRGLLVYPSMVLHLDVGREKSVKALDRAMLGDHMILLSSQSEVNIEEPTEEDIYRIGTIAKVRQMLKLPNGTIRVLVEGVVRAEIQEYLPQEEFYEVTARELPEEESSDPEIDALMRSVLSQFEHYITLSKKVTPETHAAVSDIDEPGRLADVITSHLSLKIKDKQDILETVDVKARLEKLLDLLGNEREVLELERKISQRVKKQMEKTQKEYYLREQMKAIQKELGDREGRAGEVEELRSQMDAAELPEKIKEKVVKEIDRLEKMPSSSAEGGVIRNYIDWLLSLPWSKRTEDDLDLAKAEAVLDEDHYGLDKPKERVLEYLAVQKLVQKLKGPILCLVGPPGVGKTSLARSIARSLGREFVRISLGGVRDEAEIRGHRRTYVGAMPGRIIQGMKTAGSLNPVFLLDEIDKMASDFRGDPSAALLEVLDPEQNGTFSDHFIEAPFDLSSVMFVTTANALHNIPRPLLDRMEVLYIPGYTELEKEQIARRYLLPKQKREHGLEEEQLTLEPDALLALIREYTRESGVRNMEQQVASICRKAAKKLVSSPDSAPINVDRALLKEWLGPAKFRYGLAEAEDQVGAVTGLAWTEVGGDTLVIEVTVLPGTGKLTLTGKLGDVMKESAQAAFSYTRSRAEELKLDPQFHEKNDIHIHIPEGAIPKDGPSAGITMATALISALTGRKVSKTVAMTGEITLRGRVLPIGGLKEKSLAAHRAGIRKVLLPADNERDLRDIPDSVRIDMEFVPVAHMDQVLEHALLPEDAPPSATEAAASEEKAGTPIL, from the coding sequence ATGGGACCTGCCAAAGGAAAAGGCCGCAGGCTGCCGCTGCTCCCTCTGCGGGGACTTCTGGTTTATCCCAGCATGGTGCTTCATCTCGACGTCGGAAGGGAAAAATCCGTCAAGGCGCTGGACCGGGCGATGCTCGGGGATCATATGATCCTGCTGAGCTCCCAGTCTGAAGTGAACATCGAGGAGCCGACGGAGGAGGATATCTACCGGATCGGCACGATCGCCAAGGTGCGCCAGATGCTCAAGCTGCCCAACGGCACGATTCGGGTGCTCGTGGAAGGAGTCGTGCGCGCCGAGATTCAGGAGTACCTGCCTCAGGAGGAGTTTTATGAGGTGACGGCTCGGGAGCTGCCGGAGGAGGAATCGTCCGATCCGGAGATCGACGCGCTCATGCGCTCGGTGCTGAGCCAGTTCGAGCATTACATCACCCTGTCCAAAAAAGTGACGCCGGAGACGCATGCCGCCGTGTCCGACATCGACGAGCCGGGCCGGCTCGCCGATGTCATCACCAGCCATCTGTCGCTCAAGATCAAGGACAAACAGGACATTCTCGAGACGGTCGACGTGAAGGCGCGGCTGGAGAAGCTGCTCGACCTGCTCGGCAACGAGCGCGAGGTGCTGGAGCTTGAGCGCAAGATCAGCCAGCGCGTCAAGAAGCAGATGGAAAAGACGCAGAAGGAATACTACCTGCGCGAGCAGATGAAGGCGATCCAGAAGGAGCTCGGCGACCGCGAAGGCCGTGCCGGAGAGGTCGAGGAGCTGCGCTCCCAGATGGATGCGGCGGAGCTGCCCGAGAAGATCAAGGAAAAGGTCGTCAAGGAAATCGACCGTCTGGAAAAAATGCCGTCGTCCTCGGCTGAGGGCGGCGTCATCCGCAATTATATCGATTGGCTGTTATCGCTTCCATGGAGCAAGCGGACGGAGGATGATCTCGATCTGGCCAAGGCCGAGGCCGTCCTCGACGAGGATCACTACGGCCTCGACAAGCCCAAGGAGCGCGTGCTCGAGTACTTGGCGGTGCAGAAGCTGGTGCAGAAGCTCAAGGGACCGATCCTGTGCCTCGTCGGACCTCCCGGCGTCGGCAAGACGTCGCTCGCGCGCTCGATCGCGCGGTCGCTCGGCCGCGAGTTCGTCCGCATCTCGCTCGGCGGCGTGCGCGACGAGGCCGAGATCCGCGGACATCGCCGCACCTATGTCGGCGCGATGCCGGGCCGCATCATCCAGGGCATGAAGACCGCCGGATCGCTGAATCCGGTGTTCCTGCTCGACGAGATCGACAAGATGGCGTCGGACTTCCGCGGCGATCCGTCCGCGGCGCTGCTCGAAGTGCTCGATCCGGAGCAGAACGGCACGTTCAGCGACCACTTTATCGAAGCCCCGTTCGATCTCAGCTCCGTCATGTTCGTCACGACGGCCAACGCGCTGCACAACATTCCGCGTCCGCTGCTCGACCGGATGGAGGTGCTGTACATTCCGGGCTACACGGAGCTCGAGAAGGAGCAGATCGCCCGCCGCTACCTCCTGCCCAAGCAGAAGCGCGAGCACGGGCTCGAGGAGGAGCAGCTGACGCTCGAGCCGGACGCGCTGCTCGCGCTCATCCGCGAGTACACGCGCGAGTCGGGCGTCCGCAACATGGAGCAGCAGGTCGCCTCCATCTGCCGCAAGGCGGCCAAGAAGCTCGTGTCGTCCCCCGACAGCGCGCCGATCAACGTCGACCGTGCGCTGCTCAAGGAGTGGCTCGGACCGGCCAAGTTCCGCTATGGCCTCGCCGAGGCGGAGGACCAGGTCGGAGCCGTGACCGGCCTCGCCTGGACCGAAGTCGGCGGCGATACGCTCGTGATCGAGGTGACGGTGCTTCCGGGTACCGGCAAGCTGACGCTGACCGGCAAGCTGGGCGACGTCATGAAGGAGTCCGCGCAGGCTGCGTTCAGCTACACGCGATCGCGGGCCGAGGAGCTGAAGCTCGATCCTCAGTTCCACGAGAAGAACGATATCCACATCCATATTCCCGAAGGGGCGATTCCAAAAGACGGCCCGTCTGCCGGCATCACGATGGCGACCGCGCTCATTTCGGCGCTCACCGGACGCAAAGTCAGCAAGACGGTGGCGATGACCGGGGAAATCACGCTGCGCGGGCGCGTCCTGCCGATCGGCGGCCTCAAGGAGAAATCGCTCGCCGCGCATCGAGCCGGCATCCGCAAGGTGCTGCTGCCGGCCGACAACGAGCGCGACCTGAGGGATATCCCGGACAGCGTGCGGATCGACATGGAGTTCGTGCCCGTGGCCCACATGGACCAGGTGCTCGAGCATGCGCTGCTGCCCGAGGACGCTCCCCCCTCCGCGACTGAGGCGGCGGCAAGCGAAGAGAAAGCAGGGACACCGATTTTATGA
- the lonB gene encoding ATP-dependent protease LonB — protein sequence MTLSLFLMLVQVFFAVVIGVYFWNMLRSQRTNRSAVDKESRKEMDKLRKLRSISLTKPLAEKTRPQTMNDIVGQRDGLRAMKAALCSANPQHVIVYGPPGVGKTAAARVVLEEAKKNPSSPFLAEAKFTEIDATTARFDERGIADPLIGSVHDPIYQGAGAMGVAGIPQPKPGAVTKAHGGMLFIDEIGELHPIQMNKLLKVLEDRKVFLESAYYHSEDPNIPMYIHDIFQNGLPADFRLVGATTRSPQELPPALRSRCMEIYFRPLLPDEISEIADNAVKKIGFAPCPEAVGVVKRYATNGREAVNIIQLAAGLALSEKRETISAADIEWVVNSSQIPPRPDRKVPAAPQIGFVNGLAVYGPNMGTLLEIEVSAIPTAAGKGSFTITGVVDEEELGGGQRTLRRKSMAKGSVENVLTMLRRIGLRPQDFDLHINFPGGTPIDGPSAGVAMATAIASAIRGVPVDHTVAMTGEVGIHGNVKPVGGVLAKVEAAFQAGALTVYIPKDNWQAIFADLNGLKVIPVDRVEEVFRDLFPDDIRESQEELSPIADLFLTPQVPYLQADSRE from the coding sequence ATGACGTTAAGTCTATTTTTGATGCTGGTGCAGGTGTTTTTCGCCGTCGTGATCGGGGTGTATTTTTGGAATATGCTGCGCAGCCAGCGTACGAACAGGTCGGCCGTCGACAAGGAATCCCGCAAGGAGATGGATAAGCTGCGCAAGCTTCGCTCCATCTCGCTGACCAAGCCGCTCGCGGAGAAGACCAGGCCGCAGACGATGAACGACATCGTCGGCCAGCGGGACGGACTGCGGGCGATGAAGGCTGCTCTCTGCAGCGCCAATCCGCAGCATGTCATCGTCTACGGCCCTCCGGGCGTGGGCAAGACCGCGGCGGCCCGCGTCGTGCTGGAGGAAGCGAAGAAAAATCCGTCTTCGCCGTTCCTCGCCGAGGCGAAGTTCACGGAAATCGACGCGACGACGGCCCGCTTCGACGAACGCGGCATCGCCGATCCGCTGATCGGCTCCGTTCACGATCCGATCTATCAAGGAGCCGGCGCGATGGGCGTGGCGGGCATTCCGCAGCCGAAGCCCGGGGCGGTGACAAAGGCGCACGGCGGCATGCTGTTCATTGACGAGATCGGGGAATTACACCCGATCCAGATGAATAAATTGTTAAAAGTGCTCGAGGACCGCAAGGTCTTTCTGGAGAGCGCCTACTATCATTCCGAGGATCCGAACATCCCGATGTACATCCATGACATCTTCCAGAACGGCTTGCCGGCGGACTTCCGTCTCGTCGGAGCGACGACGCGCTCGCCGCAGGAGCTGCCTCCGGCGCTCCGCTCGCGCTGCATGGAAATCTACTTCCGGCCGCTGCTGCCGGACGAGATCTCGGAAATCGCCGACAACGCGGTCAAAAAGATCGGCTTCGCTCCTTGTCCGGAGGCGGTAGGCGTCGTCAAGCGCTACGCCACCAATGGCCGCGAGGCGGTCAACATCATCCAACTGGCAGCGGGTCTGGCGCTGTCGGAGAAGCGCGAGACGATCTCGGCGGCCGACATCGAGTGGGTCGTCAACAGCAGCCAGATTCCGCCGCGCCCGGACCGCAAGGTGCCGGCCGCTCCGCAGATCGGCTTCGTCAACGGCCTCGCCGTCTATGGCCCGAACATGGGCACGCTGCTGGAGATCGAGGTGAGCGCCATCCCGACCGCCGCCGGCAAGGGCAGCTTCACCATCACCGGCGTCGTCGACGAGGAGGAGCTCGGCGGGGGACAGCGGACGCTGCGCCGCAAGAGCATGGCCAAAGGCTCGGTCGAGAACGTGCTGACGATGCTGCGCCGAATCGGCCTGCGCCCGCAGGACTTCGACCTGCATATCAATTTCCCGGGCGGCACGCCGATCGACGGCCCTTCCGCCGGCGTGGCGATGGCCACGGCGATCGCTTCTGCGATCCGCGGCGTGCCGGTCGACCATACGGTCGCGATGACCGGCGAGGTCGGCATCCACGGAAACGTCAAGCCGGTCGGAGGCGTGCTGGCCAAGGTGGAGGCGGCGTTCCAAGCCGGTGCCCTCACGGTCTATATTCCGAAGGACAACTGGCAGGCGATTTTCGCCGATCTTAACGGCCTCAAGGTCATTCCCGTCGACCGGGTCGAGGAGGTCTTCCGCGACCTGTTCCCGGACGACATCCGCGAGAGCCAGGAAGAGCTCTCTCCGATCGCGGATTTGTTCCTGACCCCTCAAGTTCCTTATTTGCAGGCGGATTCACGGGAATGA
- a CDS encoding serine hydrolase domain-containing protein: METIQEVLRRKKTNAWLERTRHDPVVAWVKDGRKGYWSADDADEEELERRRYEIGSITKTMTGFLLAASETAGRLRREDAPAAWAPELEPSPFAAKTTLGELVSHTSGLPRLPANLRAHVRDKEDPYAAYGTEALVEAVRKEPYREGSKPSSYSNYGFGLLGWLLARSSGRSLDELLRVQLFDPLGLERTTLGPGGEKDDGLRPVHRSTGAPAKPWTFTGAMAGAGAVRSTAPDLLRYAEAQLDAAAGRGEGDPVRDAMRLAQTRLSGPASGVGIGYAWVIRPEPDGTHTFWHNGGTYGSSSFLSFNPEHRAAVAVLSNRGASAASQLAPLIGLRPMSADLLGAELGKALYRTD; this comes from the coding sequence ATGGAAACCATTCAGGAAGTGCTGCGGCGCAAGAAGACGAATGCTTGGCTCGAAAGGACGCGCCATGATCCGGTCGTCGCTTGGGTGAAGGACGGCCGAAAAGGCTATTGGAGCGCCGATGACGCGGACGAGGAGGAGCTGGAGCGACGCCGATACGAAATCGGCTCCATTACGAAGACGATGACCGGCTTCCTGCTCGCCGCATCCGAGACGGCCGGCCGGCTTCGCCGCGAGGACGCGCCGGCCGCATGGGCGCCGGAGCTGGAGCCATCCCCGTTCGCCGCAAAGACGACGCTGGGCGAGCTGGTCTCCCATACGTCTGGACTCCCCCGGCTGCCGGCCAATTTGCGCGCGCATGTGCGGGACAAGGAAGATCCGTACGCCGCTTACGGGACGGAAGCGCTCGTGGAGGCGGTGCGGAAGGAGCCTTATCGGGAGGGCTCCAAGCCCTCCTCGTACTCGAACTACGGCTTCGGCCTGCTCGGCTGGCTGCTCGCGCGGAGCTCCGGCCGATCGCTTGACGAGCTCCTTCGCGTCCAGCTGTTCGATCCGCTCGGCCTGGAGCGCACGACGCTCGGTCCAGGCGGGGAGAAGGACGACGGCCTGCGGCCGGTGCACCGCAGCACAGGAGCGCCCGCCAAGCCGTGGACCTTCACGGGCGCGATGGCGGGAGCGGGAGCAGTGCGCTCGACGGCGCCGGATCTGCTGCGTTATGCGGAAGCGCAGCTAGACGCGGCGGCAGGCCGCGGGGAGGGCGATCCGGTCCGCGACGCCATGCGCCTTGCCCAGACCCGGCTGTCGGGCCCGGCCAGCGGCGTCGGCATCGGATACGCATGGGTCATACGTCCGGAGCCGGACGGCACCCATACGTTCTGGCACAACGGCGGCACCTACGGCTCCAGCAGCTTCCTCTCGTTCAATCCGGAGCATAGGGCAGCCGTCGCCGTCCTTTCCAACCGCGGCGCCTCGGCGGCAAGCCAGCTTGCTCCGCTCATCGGGCTCAGGCCGATGAGCGCCGACCTGCTCGGCGCCGAGCTTGGCAAGGCGCTTTACCGAACCGACTGA